The Sorangiineae bacterium MSr11367 genome window below encodes:
- a CDS encoding integration host factor subunit beta — MATRSDLTKARAEDVVKCVFDTMTAALGRGDGIEIRGFGSFSVRAYKAYEGRNPRTGEAVPVPAKRLPFFKVGKELKELVNSSRHLPITGGSDSDGDDDLDDDLDDEDVDRDED; from the coding sequence GGCGCGCGCAGAGGACGTGGTCAAATGCGTCTTCGACACCATGACCGCTGCGCTCGGTCGCGGAGACGGAATCGAGATTCGCGGTTTCGGTAGCTTCAGTGTTCGAGCCTACAAAGCCTACGAGGGGAGGAATCCGCGCACGGGCGAAGCGGTCCCCGTCCCTGCAAAGCGGCTTCCATTCTTCAAGGTTGGCAAAGAGCTGAAGGAGCTGGTCAACAGCAGCCGGCACTTGCCCATCACGGGCGGATCCGATAGCGACGGGGACGACGATCTCGACGACGACTTGGACGACGAGGACGTCGATCGCGACGAAGATTGA
- a CDS encoding RNA polymerase sigma factor, giving the protein MSLTSHQVDRSIRRPPRPVLAAQDVPSLRAGLVTLVPELRGRALRLAANAALADDMVQDTIERALRFADQYEPGTNLRAWVFQILFSVFITRYRRQRRERNALRILSTDPCAWTIPPANGSPEHEVRLTLSTKEKLDALPDGFRSVIVLVDLQERSYREAAVELGLPLGTVMSRLHRGRKLLAAQLAA; this is encoded by the coding sequence ATGTCGCTTACTTCGCACCAAGTCGACCGCTCGATTCGCCGCCCTCCCCGCCCCGTGTTGGCGGCGCAGGATGTTCCTTCGCTTCGCGCGGGGCTCGTCACCCTCGTTCCCGAGCTTCGCGGGCGCGCGCTTCGCCTCGCCGCGAACGCCGCATTGGCCGACGACATGGTTCAAGACACCATCGAGCGCGCCTTGCGCTTCGCTGACCAGTACGAGCCCGGCACGAACCTGCGCGCGTGGGTCTTTCAGATCCTCTTCAGCGTCTTCATCACGCGGTACCGCCGCCAGCGCCGCGAACGCAACGCGCTGCGCATCCTCTCGACGGATCCCTGCGCGTGGACGATCCCGCCGGCCAATGGTTCGCCGGAGCACGAGGTGCGGCTCACGCTCTCGACCAAAGAGAAACTCGACGCGCTCCCCGACGGCTTCCGTTCCGTCATCGTGCTCGTCGACTTGCAGGAGCGCTCCTACCGCGAGGCAGCCGTCGAACTGGGCCTGCCCCTGGGCACCGTGATGAGCCGGCTGCACCGTGGGCGCAAGCTCCTGGCGGCGCAACTGGCTGCTTGA
- a CDS encoding cob(I)yrinic acid a,c-diamide adenosyltransferase — protein MKIYTKTGDDGTTGLFGGGRVSKASTRVEAYGTVDELNATVGLARAHGLEKATDTILEQVQVDLFCLGAELACVPGKEGKLSMKPIDGDDSERLEKAIDASEALLAPLMNFVLPGGSLQAAALHLARTVCRRAERAVLAISDPPVRHELVVYLNRLSDLLFSLARAENQAKNIPDIPWTPRQKA, from the coding sequence GTGAAAATCTATACGAAAACGGGCGACGACGGCACAACCGGGCTCTTCGGCGGCGGCCGAGTCAGCAAAGCCAGCACCCGCGTGGAGGCCTACGGCACGGTGGACGAGTTGAACGCCACCGTGGGCCTTGCCCGTGCCCACGGCCTCGAGAAGGCCACCGACACCATTCTCGAACAGGTGCAGGTCGATCTTTTCTGCCTGGGTGCCGAATTGGCCTGTGTGCCCGGCAAAGAGGGCAAGCTATCGATGAAGCCCATCGATGGCGACGACAGCGAGCGTCTGGAAAAGGCCATCGACGCGTCGGAAGCGCTCTTGGCGCCGCTGATGAACTTCGTGCTCCCGGGCGGTAGCCTCCAAGCCGCGGCGCTTCACTTGGCGCGCACGGTATGCCGGCGCGCCGAACGCGCGGTGTTGGCCATTTCCGACCCGCCGGTACGCCACGAGCTGGTGGTTTATCTGAACCGGCTCAGCGACCTGCTGTTCAGCCTCGCCCGAGCAGAAAATCAGGCGAAAAATATTCCGGATATCCCGTGGACGCCCCGTCAGAAAGCCTGA
- the tyrS gene encoding tyrosine--tRNA ligase: MSFAPVAEQMAVLTRGVVDLHVPSELEQRLERSRATGTPLRVKLGLDPTRPDLHVGHAVVLSKMRQFQDLGHQVILLIGSFTAMVGDPTGQNDQRPRLTREDVMASAKTYTDQAFKILDQKTVELRWNSEWLDKLSANDMVELMAKMTVARMLERNDFGQRFSEGRPIFQHEFLYPLLQGYDSVALKCDIELGGTDQLFNLLVGRDIMPRYGQTPQMVLTMPILEGTDARMENGRVVGKKMSKSLGNYIGLDEDPLTQYRKVMQIDDDVIFRYFELLSARSNEDIAALKETRRTGERSPQEIKGLFGRELVTRFHSAAAAEEAAAEFQRIYSGDALPTDIAEQTVATEDGTLWIAKALSSTGLVKSTGEGKRLVEQGGVEVDQQRVTDAQLKLERGKRYLLRVGSKNRRFVYITVG, translated from the coding sequence ATGTCCTTCGCCCCCGTTGCCGAACAGATGGCCGTGCTCACGCGCGGCGTCGTTGACCTCCACGTCCCGAGCGAGCTCGAACAACGCCTCGAACGCTCCCGCGCCACCGGCACGCCGCTGCGGGTGAAGCTGGGGCTCGATCCCACGCGGCCCGATCTGCACGTCGGCCACGCGGTGGTGCTCTCGAAGATGCGTCAGTTCCAAGACCTCGGGCACCAGGTCATCCTGCTCATCGGCAGCTTCACCGCCATGGTGGGCGATCCCACCGGCCAGAACGATCAGCGCCCGCGTCTCACGCGCGAAGACGTGATGGCCTCCGCCAAGACGTACACCGATCAGGCCTTCAAGATCCTCGACCAGAAGACCGTGGAGCTGCGTTGGAACTCGGAGTGGCTCGACAAGCTTTCCGCCAACGACATGGTCGAGCTCATGGCCAAGATGACCGTCGCGCGCATGCTCGAGCGCAACGACTTCGGCCAACGCTTCTCCGAGGGCCGGCCCATCTTCCAGCACGAGTTCCTCTACCCGCTCCTTCAGGGCTACGACTCGGTCGCGTTGAAGTGCGACATCGAGCTCGGAGGCACCGACCAGCTTTTCAACCTGCTGGTGGGGCGCGACATCATGCCGCGCTACGGCCAAACGCCGCAGATGGTCCTCACCATGCCCATCTTGGAAGGCACCGATGCGCGCATGGAGAACGGGCGCGTGGTCGGCAAGAAGATGTCCAAGAGCCTGGGCAACTACATCGGCTTGGACGAGGATCCGCTCACCCAGTACCGCAAGGTGATGCAGATCGACGACGACGTCATCTTCCGCTACTTCGAACTGCTCTCCGCGCGTTCGAACGAAGACATCGCCGCCCTCAAAGAGACGCGCCGCACCGGCGAGCGTTCCCCGCAGGAGATCAAGGGCCTCTTCGGGCGCGAGCTCGTCACCCGCTTTCATAGCGCCGCCGCCGCCGAAGAGGCCGCGGCCGAGTTCCAGCGCATTTACTCGGGCGACGCGCTCCCGACGGACATCGCCGAGCAGACGGTGGCGACGGAAGACGGGACGCTCTGGATCGCCAAGGCGCTCTCCAGCACCGGGTTGGTCAAGTCGACCGGCGAGGGCAAGCGACTCGTCGAACAAGGCGGCGTCGAGGTCGATCAACAGCGCGTCACCGATGCGCAGCTGAAACTCGAGCGCGGCAAGCGCTACCTGCTACGCGTCGGCTCCAAGAATCGCCGGTTCGTCTACATCACGGTGGGATGA